The Nitrospiria bacterium genome includes a window with the following:
- a CDS encoding carboxypeptidase-like regulatory domain-containing protein yields the protein MKNILSLCIALTVAVGTVGSHALAYEETPVKNGGTITGQAILKGPVPSPRIFLLSLSPFGSYCQKISDGHGRIVLEEYAVGPDGGMRDVIIAVQDVKAGKPFPPITGRFEATDCMFHPADVPTNELYTTDEHGHTQHIHPMVGVIENHRPISVVNKDPIFHNGQFFQRERGNILLNFPLPVSGKPRGGVLNFGPGMKIGQMICGMHEFMQTWGFVVDNPYYDKTSTDGRFSIDQLPPGTYRVLAWHPHFKPIEKIVQVPANAAVTVDFEFDAAQIKRRTFETDQGLRVH from the coding sequence ATGAAAAATATTCTGTCCCTTTGCATCGCTCTGACAGTGGCAGTGGGGACTGTCGGATCTCACGCCCTGGCTTATGAAGAAACACCTGTAAAAAACGGCGGGACCATCACGGGCCAGGCGATCCTCAAAGGTCCCGTTCCCTCCCCTCGCATTTTCCTGTTGTCCCTCTCCCCGTTCGGATCCTATTGTCAAAAGATTTCGGACGGCCACGGCCGGATCGTTCTGGAGGAATACGCCGTCGGACCGGATGGGGGAATGCGGGATGTCATCATCGCCGTTCAGGATGTCAAGGCCGGAAAACCTTTCCCGCCCATCACCGGTCGGTTTGAAGCGACCGATTGTATGTTCCACCCTGCGGACGTTCCCACCAACGAGCTCTACACCACGGATGAACACGGTCATACCCAACATATTCATCCCATGGTCGGCGTGATCGAGAATCATCGACCGATCTCGGTCGTCAACAAGGACCCTATCTTTCACAACGGGCAATTCTTTCAGAGGGAGCGGGGCAATATCCTGCTGAACTTTCCGCTCCCCGTCTCCGGTAAGCCCCGGGGAGGAGTTTTGAATTTCGGCCCCGGCATGAAGATCGGCCAGATGATCTGCGGGATGCATGAATTTATGCAGACCTGGGGTTTTGTCGTGGACAATCCATATTACGATAAAACGAGCACCGATGGAAGATTCAGCATTGATCAATTGCCTCCGGGAACCTACCGGGTCCTGGCCTGGCACCCGCATTTCAAGCCGATTGAAAAGATTGTGCAGGTGCCGGCCAACGCCGCGGTCACGGTCGATTTCGAGTTTGATGCCGCCCAAATCAAACGTCGGACCTTTGAAACCGATCAAGGGCTCCGTGTTCATTAA
- the sucC gene encoding ADP-forming succinate--CoA ligase subunit beta — translation MNIHEFQAKQLFAQYNIPVPRGRSVASAEEARTWADELRSPVYVVKAQIHAGGRGKAGGVKLTKDRAQVGILARQLLGKVLVTHQTGPEGRKVQRLLIEEGADIATELYVSLLVDRTSGWPVFIASRAGGMEIEEVAAHSPEKIYKAAIDPSSGYQAFHGRMLAYRLGLEREVQVPFNQMMGSLYRLFMEKSASLIEINPLVITRDQKLIALDAKVTFDDNALYRNDDIKALRDLDEEDPLEVRASQYGLNYVKLDGEIGCMVNGAGLAMATMDTIKLAGSFPANFLDVGGGASKETVKQAFTILMSDPHVKGVFINIFGGIVRCERIAGGVIDAAKEVSIRVPLVVRLEGTNAEEARQMLAASELNLVVARTMWEGAQKIASLIRG, via the coding sequence ATGAACATCCACGAATTTCAGGCCAAACAGTTGTTCGCCCAATACAACATCCCGGTGCCCCGCGGCCGAAGCGTCGCTTCGGCGGAAGAGGCAAGAACGTGGGCCGATGAACTCCGGTCCCCCGTATATGTCGTCAAAGCTCAGATCCATGCCGGCGGACGGGGCAAGGCCGGCGGAGTGAAACTGACCAAGGATCGCGCCCAAGTTGGGATCCTGGCACGACAACTATTGGGGAAGGTCCTTGTCACACATCAAACCGGTCCGGAAGGCCGGAAGGTGCAGCGTCTCCTGATCGAGGAAGGCGCCGACATCGCGACTGAACTTTACGTAAGCCTTCTGGTGGACCGGACCTCCGGCTGGCCGGTTTTTATTGCAAGCCGTGCGGGAGGAATGGAAATCGAGGAAGTCGCGGCGCATTCACCGGAGAAAATTTATAAAGCCGCGATCGATCCCTCATCCGGTTACCAGGCCTTTCACGGCCGGATGCTGGCTTATCGCTTGGGCCTCGAAAGAGAAGTTCAAGTCCCGTTTAATCAGATGATGGGGAGCCTTTACCGTCTTTTCATGGAAAAAAGCGCTTCCCTTATCGAGATCAATCCGCTCGTGATCACCCGGGATCAAAAACTGATCGCCCTGGACGCGAAGGTGACGTTTGACGACAACGCGCTCTACCGAAACGACGATATCAAGGCGCTCCGCGATCTCGATGAGGAAGATCCTCTTGAAGTCCGGGCCTCCCAGTACGGTCTAAACTATGTGAAGCTGGATGGTGAAATCGGTTGCATGGTTAACGGGGCCGGCCTCGCGATGGCCACCATGGACACCATTAAACTGGCCGGTTCTTTTCCGGCCAATTTTTTGGACGTCGGCGGCGGCGCTTCGAAGGAAACCGTAAAGCAGGCCTTTACGATTTTAATGTCCGATCCGCATGTCAAAGGCGTATTCATCAACATCTTCGGCGGAATTGTTCGCTGTGAGCGGATTGCGGGCGGGGTGATCGATGCGGCCAAGGAGGTCTCGATCCGGGTTCCCCTCGTTGTGAGACTGGAAGGAACGAACGCCGAAGAGGCCCGGCAAATGCTGGCCGCATCCGAGTTGAACCTTGTTGTGGCGCGAACGATGTGGGAGGGGGCCCAAAAGATCGCCAGCCTCATCCGGGGCTGA